From a region of the Streptococcus ruminantium genome:
- a CDS encoding amino acid permease: MNLFRKKQAAAQSSQMRRHLGLIDLVLLGIGSMVGTGIFTVTGLAAAQYAGPALVISIVIAAISVGLTALFYAEFASRIPTNGGAYGYLYAVFGEFPAWIAGWLTIMEFLTAVSSVASGWGSYLKGLLANFGLAMPTALNGTFNPQAGTYIDLLPVLVLIFVVGVVLLNSKAALRFNSALVVLKFSALALFVLAGIFFIKAENWSNFAPFGFGAIYGGKAGIMAGASLMFFAFLGFESISLAIDEVKRPEKNVPKGVVLSLSIVTILYIVVTLVLTGMVHYTKLDVADAVAFALREVGLGWAASYVSVVAILTLITVCISMTYALSRMVYSISRDGLLPKSLSQLTQTSKVPKNATILVGIFAAICAGVFPLASIASFLNICTLAYLIMLALGIIRLRQVEGLPKQGQFKTPLVPLLPILSIVICLSFMFQYDLNTWMAFGFALVVGILIYILYGYKHSEAK; encoded by the coding sequence GTGAATTTATTTAGAAAGAAACAAGCAGCGGCTCAAAGTAGCCAGATGCGTCGTCATCTGGGGTTAATAGATTTGGTATTACTAGGGATCGGTTCTATGGTTGGAACAGGGATTTTCACCGTGACTGGTCTAGCAGCGGCTCAGTATGCAGGACCAGCTCTGGTTATTTCTATTGTCATTGCAGCAATTTCTGTTGGGCTTACAGCGCTGTTTTATGCGGAGTTTGCTTCTCGTATCCCGACGAATGGGGGGGCTTATGGATACCTTTATGCTGTTTTCGGTGAATTTCCTGCCTGGATAGCTGGTTGGTTGACCATTATGGAGTTTTTGACAGCAGTATCTAGTGTTGCATCTGGTTGGGGGTCTTATCTAAAAGGTCTTTTGGCTAACTTTGGCCTTGCTATGCCAACAGCTTTAAATGGAACCTTCAACCCACAAGCAGGAACCTATATTGACCTCCTACCAGTATTGGTCCTAATCTTTGTAGTTGGAGTAGTTTTGCTTAATTCCAAGGCGGCTCTTCGCTTCAATTCAGCTTTAGTTGTTTTGAAATTCTCTGCTTTGGCTCTCTTTGTTTTAGCCGGTATCTTTTTTATAAAAGCTGAAAATTGGTCTAATTTTGCTCCATTTGGCTTTGGTGCAATCTACGGAGGAAAAGCTGGAATCATGGCTGGTGCTTCGTTGATGTTCTTTGCCTTTCTTGGTTTTGAATCTATTTCATTGGCGATTGATGAGGTCAAACGACCAGAGAAAAATGTTCCTAAGGGTGTTGTATTATCCTTATCCATTGTAACTATTCTTTATATTGTTGTGACGCTAGTCTTGACAGGTATGGTTCATTACACTAAGCTTGATGTCGCTGATGCAGTTGCCTTTGCTCTTCGTGAAGTTGGCTTAGGCTGGGCAGCGAGCTATGTGTCTGTTGTAGCCATCTTGACATTGATTACTGTATGTATTTCAATGACCTATGCACTTTCTCGTATGGTTTATTCTATCAGTCGAGATGGTCTTTTGCCAAAATCACTGAGTCAGTTGACACAAACGAGCAAGGTTCCAAAAAATGCGACTATTTTAGTTGGAATCTTTGCAGCTATCTGTGCAGGAGTTTTTCCACTGGCAAGTATCGCTTCCTTCCTAAACATCTGCACTCTGGCTTATCTCATCATGTTGGCTCTTGGCATCATCCGCTTGCGTCAAGTGGAAGGTCTACCTAAGCAGGGACAATTTAAGACACCGCTGGTACCTCTCTTACCGATTTTGTCTATCGTCATCTGTCTTTCTTTCATGTTTCAATATGATTTGAACACATGGATGGCATTTGGTTTTGCTTTGGTCGTTGGGATACTTATTTATATCCTTTATGGTTACAAGCATTCGGAAGCTAAGTGA
- a CDS encoding CPBP family intramembrane glutamic endopeptidase, with the protein MKAEFIHEKNKSYFNLNLIFSPIVGFILLIIGETVGSMVFTPIRRLLPSSAFTGHVLELFSFIFISLAVLLWARAIERSPWLGLGFRKKGASRDFLKGWGIGAAMLITCTFLLMAVGAVTISKVNFTPTLLAQFLIIMIAWSIQGTTEEILVRGWMFPSLSAKHNIPVGIIASSLFFAAIHLGNNAISFISLVDLFLFGVLTCLIMLKTGNIWVISGIHAAWNCFQGNVFAFPVSGSDTGAAFLEVNTKGPEWLSGGQFGVEGSVISLLVQGVMIAWLIYDLYFKNKAK; encoded by the coding sequence ATGAAAGCAGAATTTATACATGAAAAAAATAAGTCGTACTTTAATCTCAACTTGATTTTCTCACCAATCGTAGGATTCATCTTACTCATTATCGGCGAAACTGTCGGTAGCATGGTATTTACTCCTATAAGAAGATTGCTACCGTCTAGCGCATTTACGGGTCATGTTCTCGAATTATTTAGCTTTATCTTTATCAGCCTAGCAGTTCTACTTTGGGCGAGAGCCATTGAAAGAAGTCCCTGGCTAGGACTAGGATTCCGAAAAAAGGGAGCTTCTCGTGACTTTCTTAAAGGCTGGGGAATTGGAGCGGCTATGCTGATAACCTGTACCTTCTTACTCATGGCAGTCGGTGCTGTTACCATCAGTAAGGTCAACTTTACTCCGACTCTTCTCGCCCAATTCCTCATCATCATGATAGCTTGGTCTATCCAAGGTACGACAGAAGAGATCCTCGTTCGCGGTTGGATGTTTCCATCCCTTTCAGCCAAACATAATATCCCTGTCGGAATAATAGCCTCCTCACTCTTTTTCGCTGCTATACACCTCGGTAACAACGCTATCTCCTTCATCTCCCTAGTGGATCTGTTCTTATTTGGGGTTCTAACCTGCCTAATCATGCTAAAAACAGGTAATATCTGGGTTATCAGTGGTATTCACGCTGCTTGGAATTGTTTCCAAGGGAATGTCTTTGCCTTTCCAGTTAGCGGATCGGATACTGGTGCAGCCTTTTTGGAAGTCAATACCAAAGGTCCTGAGTGGCTATCCGGTGGGCAGTTTGGAGTGGAAGGTTCTGTTATTAGTCTTCTTGTACAAGGTGTGATGATCGCTTGGCTGATTTACGATCTCTATTTCAAAAATAAAGCAAAATAA
- a CDS encoding DUF3885 domain-containing protein, with translation MNEWIKQFQLENNHLLGPFFYGTPLALRFEIGPSGEMSHPLYLDRAYERAIRLLEQASSNYDYLLLSLLREEDRNVEVSLRHFTSRFGFEAPPQPELFEIVGPVGELLIFERYLFPISTQNLKDIIKEIVWADFGGFAYLSASVLLLSTCDNVIYHCYDDRGVDIAVLNHQKRHELFHGCHDLLFDYDMEEMMRRMDSNM, from the coding sequence ATGAACGAGTGGATTAAGCAATTTCAATTGGAAAACAATCACTTACTAGGTCCATTTTTTTATGGTACGCCTCTTGCTCTGCGTTTTGAGATTGGGCCATCTGGTGAGATGTCTCATCCACTTTACCTGGATAGAGCTTATGAGCGAGCAATAAGACTTTTGGAACAGGCTAGCTCTAATTATGATTACTTACTGTTATCTTTATTGCGGGAGGAAGATAGAAATGTGGAGGTCTCTCTTCGGCATTTTACATCAAGGTTTGGCTTTGAGGCACCACCTCAGCCAGAACTGTTTGAGATAGTGGGTCCAGTGGGAGAACTGCTCATCTTTGAACGCTACCTTTTTCCAATCTCCACTCAAAACCTAAAAGATATAATCAAAGAAATTGTTTGGGCAGATTTTGGTGGTTTTGCCTATCTATCAGCATCTGTCCTCTTGCTTTCGACTTGTGATAATGTCATCTACCATTGCTATGATGATAGGGGAGTTGATATTGCAGTGCTAAATCATCAAAAGCGTCACGAGCTTTTTCATGGTTGTCATGATCTGCTCTTTGATTATGATATGGAGGAAATGATGAGAAGGATGGATAGCAATATGTGA